In one window of Spartinivicinus marinus DNA:
- the cydB gene encoding cytochrome d ubiquinol oxidase subunit II — protein MDLAVVWLLVIVFGIFVYAILDGFDLGIGILYPWLNKQERMTALHSIKHVWDGNETWMVFAGVCLLVAFPKVYSQVLGTLYIPVFLMLFALIFRGVVFEYRFKADSSKVWWDFSFFAGSTIAAFSQGTILGSVLLGLQTNSEQLTPLWLHPFSLAMGALITIAYCTLGSLWLQINTEPMLEKKCNRIANKMIGLFSLLSLIVVYSFFGNFSWAETAFILSFISYKWMAILVVGLFCFLTMNSNISIHTSSKKVFLLFCSYLLVLYLGLLNLVFPYIIPGQLTIWQAMGNENSLQFALVGVAILLPVVLAYTVYSYKVFSGKPDSSINAY, from the coding sequence ATGGACTTAGCAGTGGTGTGGTTATTAGTTATCGTATTTGGGATATTTGTTTACGCTATTCTAGATGGATTTGACCTTGGCATAGGTATTCTTTACCCTTGGTTAAATAAGCAAGAAAGAATGACAGCATTGCATTCCATTAAACACGTTTGGGATGGTAATGAAACCTGGATGGTATTTGCTGGAGTTTGCTTGCTAGTTGCGTTTCCAAAAGTATATAGCCAAGTGCTAGGTACGTTATATATACCAGTATTTCTTATGCTGTTTGCTTTAATTTTTCGTGGTGTCGTATTTGAATATCGTTTTAAAGCTGACAGTAGTAAAGTCTGGTGGGATTTCAGTTTTTTTGCCGGTTCCACTATAGCTGCATTTAGTCAAGGTACAATCTTAGGCTCAGTATTACTGGGGTTACAAACAAACAGTGAACAGCTAACACCCTTATGGTTACATCCTTTTTCACTAGCGATGGGAGCTTTAATTACTATTGCGTATTGCACACTTGGCAGTTTATGGTTGCAAATTAATACTGAGCCTATGCTAGAGAAAAAGTGTAATCGCATTGCTAATAAAATGATTGGCCTATTCAGCCTACTTAGCCTAATAGTCGTCTATAGTTTTTTTGGCAATTTCTCATGGGCAGAAACTGCTTTCATACTTTCTTTTATAAGCTATAAATGGATGGCTATCTTAGTAGTTGGACTCTTTTGCTTCCTTACAATGAACAGTAATATCAGTATTCATACTTCATCTAAAAAGGTATTCCTATTATTTTGCAGTTACCTACTCGTATTATATTTAGGGTTATTAAACTTGGTATTTCCTTATATTATTCCTGGACAATTAACAATCTGGCAAGCGATGGGAAATGAGAATAGTTTACAGTTTGCTTTAGTTGGCGTGGCAATTTTACTTCCAGTTGTACTTGCCTATACAGTATATAGCTATAAGGTTTTTTCAGGAAAACCAGACAGCAGTATTAATGCTTACTAA
- a CDS encoding cytochrome ubiquinol oxidase subunit I: MELDPALLSRIQFALTISFHIIFPTLSIGLACYIAIMEGLWLKLRQPIYLQQAKFWIKPFAITFGMGVVSGLVLSYQFGTNFNKFSEIASPVIGPLLNYEVLTAFFLEAGFLGIMLFGWNRVSEKIHFGASVIVAVGTILSAFWILAANSWMHTPAGVIIENDHILVTSWLKVIFNPSFPYRFAHMLIASFITTLVVIASVSSYYLLKKRHQPFAKKSLGIAVAGLVVLTPVQAMVGDLHGLNTLEHQPVKVAAMEGIWETEQGAGLRLFAIPDQAQTKNDFEIIIPKLASLILTHDINGTVQGLNAVPENERPPVAVVFYSFRLMLGIGVFLLIMAYLGLWLAKKGSLFTNTYYLKALKWSAPLGFIATLSGWYVVEVGRQPWLIQGLFRTSDLVTPLPAERILISLIGFVVVYTLLFGVYLYFFKKLIRQGPEVISAENSTDPVDSNTKQVKPA; encoded by the coding sequence ATGGAACTTGACCCCGCCTTACTCTCACGTATTCAATTTGCATTAACTATTAGTTTCCATATTATTTTTCCCACACTTTCTATTGGGTTAGCTTGTTATATTGCCATTATGGAGGGGCTATGGCTAAAACTTCGACAACCCATTTATCTACAACAAGCAAAATTTTGGATTAAACCATTTGCGATTACTTTTGGTATGGGGGTCGTATCAGGCTTGGTGCTTTCTTACCAGTTTGGCACCAACTTTAATAAATTTTCTGAAATCGCTTCTCCTGTTATAGGTCCTTTGCTCAATTATGAAGTACTCACAGCCTTTTTCTTAGAAGCAGGCTTTTTAGGTATTATGCTATTTGGTTGGAATCGAGTAAGCGAAAAAATTCATTTTGGTGCATCAGTGATCGTAGCGGTTGGTACCATTTTATCTGCATTTTGGATTTTGGCTGCTAACTCATGGATGCATACACCTGCTGGCGTCATTATCGAAAATGATCATATTTTAGTCACCAGCTGGCTAAAAGTGATATTTAACCCATCTTTTCCTTATCGTTTTGCTCATATGTTAATTGCCAGCTTTATTACTACCTTAGTGGTGATAGCCAGTGTTTCCAGTTATTACTTGCTTAAAAAACGCCACCAGCCATTTGCTAAAAAGAGCCTAGGAATTGCAGTTGCAGGACTGGTTGTGCTGACTCCAGTTCAAGCAATGGTAGGAGACCTTCATGGCCTTAATACCTTGGAGCACCAACCAGTGAAAGTGGCTGCAATGGAGGGTATATGGGAAACTGAACAAGGAGCCGGTCTACGGCTATTTGCTATTCCAGATCAAGCACAAACTAAAAACGACTTTGAAATTATTATTCCCAAACTGGCAAGTCTAATTTTAACTCACGACATTAATGGCACAGTACAAGGTTTAAATGCCGTACCAGAAAATGAACGCCCACCCGTTGCTGTCGTTTTTTATAGCTTTCGCTTAATGCTAGGGATTGGAGTATTTTTACTTATCATGGCTTACTTAGGTCTATGGCTTGCTAAGAAAGGCTCTTTATTCACTAACACTTATTATTTAAAGGCTTTAAAGTGGTCAGCACCATTAGGCTTTATCGCAACTTTATCGGGCTGGTATGTTGTTGAAGTGGGCCGACAGCCCTGGTTGATTCAAGGTTTATTCCGTACCAGTGACTTAGTAACCCCTTTGCCCGCCGAAAGAATTCTCATCAGTTTAATTGGCTTTGTGGTTGTTTATACCTTGCTATTTGGTGTCTACCTTTATTTTTTCAAAAAATTAATTCGCCAAGGGCCTGAAGTTATTAGTGCAGAAAACTCAACAGACCCAGTAGACAGTAATACAAAGCAAGTTAAACCTGCATGA
- a CDS encoding sensor histidine kinase, with the protein MIIKSTHHKVLRPLAGFCLAMAGWCAGHLLVQFEEMIIRQTGLALLLANPFIPTFFLHFTLNFIGETGQSQSSPALIKTMQRRVGIWYVLAAVVSIISWLAADNFLQPWLSFSAFIHLAGFGWVNLAYTVLVGLEAHSLLIWGWQVSSANKRRSIVAMFIVGGWGLLLATSFVFPSIDIDIFPYPMLLLPSYAVLLVYGVTRYQLVEVNQWARKAINWLALVTGVFIAIALFSAIAGSFGITAFAGVPLPQLWFYSLFVLAVAWMLSQPAHLLADRIIYPGAHLDQGTLDQWLATLQQSQSWESLKTTAEQLLQQHVGRMLRVEFAVDEQHQDPTIYCLKHSDWEIKLIGWEDLTPSLRHVGEVFAALLLSSARLVEQRLQLAKQEKQRLAEQHLVELGSLSAAMAHELRNPLNIISMAAAQTDKTTRSYIQAQVARADQLVSDMLSYSGRLMLNCEVNKLKLIVSTVASYIEQNYQIKVSTNIESDLTVYGDCGKIQQVLTNLLENAAAFTRNQPTPQILVSASNIQQDDGDNCCEIIVHNNGPAITEEMKKQLFIPFVSKRAGGSGLGLAIIRRIMEAHQGRVYHSDSMGWNCSFICLFPYPKAAEN; encoded by the coding sequence TTGATCATAAAATCAACACATCATAAGGTCTTGCGGCCTTTGGCTGGTTTTTGTTTGGCAATGGCTGGATGGTGTGCTGGGCATTTACTTGTGCAGTTTGAGGAGATGATCATTCGCCAAACAGGTTTGGCACTCTTATTAGCCAATCCGTTTATTCCCACCTTTTTTCTTCACTTTACGCTTAATTTTATTGGTGAGACTGGTCAATCTCAATCATCACCAGCATTGATAAAAACAATGCAACGTCGTGTGGGTATTTGGTATGTGCTTGCTGCGGTTGTATCTATTATTAGCTGGTTGGCTGCCGATAACTTCTTGCAACCTTGGTTATCTTTTAGTGCCTTTATTCATTTGGCTGGGTTTGGCTGGGTGAATCTAGCTTATACCGTACTTGTCGGTTTAGAAGCACATTCGTTACTTATCTGGGGATGGCAAGTTAGTTCTGCAAATAAACGGCGCTCTATTGTAGCAATGTTTATTGTTGGCGGCTGGGGATTACTCTTAGCAACGAGTTTTGTATTTCCTTCAATAGACATTGATATTTTTCCTTATCCCATGTTGTTACTGCCTAGTTATGCCGTTTTACTGGTTTATGGAGTAACTCGCTATCAGCTAGTGGAGGTCAATCAATGGGCTAGAAAAGCCATCAATTGGTTGGCATTAGTCACTGGGGTATTTATTGCTATTGCATTATTTAGTGCGATAGCGGGTTCATTCGGAATAACAGCTTTTGCTGGTGTACCACTACCTCAGTTATGGTTTTACTCATTGTTTGTATTAGCAGTGGCTTGGATGCTAAGCCAGCCTGCTCATTTATTAGCTGATCGGATTATTTATCCAGGAGCACATTTGGATCAAGGAACGCTTGATCAGTGGCTAGCAACCTTGCAGCAATCTCAGAGTTGGGAGTCGCTAAAAACAACGGCTGAACAGCTGCTTCAACAGCATGTTGGACGAATGTTGCGTGTTGAGTTTGCTGTAGATGAGCAGCATCAAGACCCTACTATTTATTGTTTAAAGCATTCAGACTGGGAAATTAAGTTGATTGGGTGGGAGGATTTAACACCAAGTTTGCGCCATGTAGGAGAGGTTTTTGCTGCATTATTATTGAGCAGTGCTCGCTTGGTTGAGCAGCGTTTACAACTAGCAAAACAAGAAAAACAACGGCTTGCAGAGCAGCATTTGGTGGAGCTAGGCAGTTTATCTGCTGCAATGGCTCATGAGTTACGTAATCCACTTAATATTATTTCAATGGCAGCTGCCCAAACTGATAAAACTACTCGCAGTTATATCCAAGCCCAAGTAGCAAGGGCGGACCAGCTGGTTAGTGATATGCTCAGTTATTCGGGCAGGCTGATGCTTAATTGTGAGGTGAATAAACTGAAGTTGATAGTATCAACGGTAGCAAGTTATATAGAACAGAATTATCAAATAAAAGTGTCAACTAATATTGAGAGTGATCTGACAGTATATGGTGATTGCGGAAAAATACAGCAAGTATTAACTAATCTTTTAGAAAATGCTGCAGCTTTTACTCGAAATCAACCAACGCCACAAATATTGGTTAGTGCAAGCAATATACAACAAGATGATGGCGATAATTGTTGTGAAATTATTGTCCATAATAATGGTCCAGCAATTACTGAAGAGATGAAAAAGCAACTATTTATTCCATTTGTTAGTAAGCGTGCTGGAGGTAGTGGGCTAGGGCTAGCAATAATTAGGCGAATAATGGAAGCTCATCAAGGGCGTGTGTATCACTCAGATTCTATGGGGTGGAATTGCAGTTTTATCTGTCTGTTTCCTTACCCTAAGGCTGCTGAAAATTGA
- a CDS encoding sigma-54-dependent transcriptional regulator, which yields MNDEHILVVDDEPAFCELCKLWLVQQGYTVSVASDTEQARQILVKQTIGLILLDLALPPSFTPEEGLQLIPECEAPVIVMTGHADRELALTAIKNGAWDFLAKPIDPDMLAIVVKRALVKHELELQLSQLRQQLVQDDDMGLVGVSENIQSTRQLISRIAPTDVPVLITGPSGTGKEIIAKAIHQHSSRKSQSFISVHCGAIPADLLESELFGYKKGAFTGADKDRVGLIALADNGTLFLDEIGEMPSAMQVKLLRVLQEGSFYPVGGRDLVKVNIRIVSATNRDLLGAVAAGHFRDDLFYRIKGITIQTLSLLQRKQDIPALIQHFLLRYNVKNQTVITIRADAFAWLTNNQWKGNVRELKNTIESLAAIAQGQQVTTDEISFLFTGNETMLVELSDESLEQQVKQLEIRLITAALEQCNGNRTHAAQKLKLSRQGLLKKMERYGLNTLREQS from the coding sequence ATGAATGATGAACATATTTTAGTAGTTGATGATGAGCCGGCATTTTGTGAGTTATGTAAGTTATGGCTTGTGCAACAAGGCTATACAGTATCTGTTGCATCTGATACTGAGCAGGCTAGACAAATTTTAGTAAAACAAACAATTGGCTTAATTTTGCTTGATTTGGCTTTGCCACCTTCCTTTACTCCAGAAGAAGGGTTGCAGTTGATTCCTGAGTGTGAAGCGCCAGTGATTGTCATGACAGGTCATGCTGATAGAGAACTTGCTTTAACAGCAATCAAAAATGGGGCATGGGATTTTTTAGCTAAACCGATCGACCCAGATATGTTGGCTATTGTTGTAAAGCGTGCTTTAGTCAAGCATGAATTAGAGCTGCAATTAAGTCAACTACGTCAACAGCTGGTGCAAGATGATGATATGGGGTTGGTAGGTGTCAGCGAAAATATTCAGTCTACCAGGCAATTAATTTCGCGAATTGCTCCTACCGACGTACCTGTATTAATTACAGGCCCTTCGGGCACAGGGAAGGAAATTATTGCAAAAGCCATTCATCAACATAGTAGTCGAAAAAGTCAGTCATTTATTTCTGTGCATTGTGGCGCAATCCCTGCTGATTTATTAGAAAGTGAGCTATTTGGTTATAAAAAAGGGGCATTCACTGGAGCGGATAAAGACCGGGTTGGCTTAATTGCATTGGCGGATAATGGCACTTTATTTTTAGATGAAATAGGTGAAATGCCGAGTGCAATGCAAGTTAAGTTACTAAGGGTATTGCAGGAAGGAAGCTTCTATCCAGTAGGTGGAAGGGATCTGGTTAAAGTGAATATCCGTATTGTTAGTGCTACCAACCGCGACTTGCTTGGGGCTGTTGCTGCTGGGCACTTTCGTGATGACCTATTTTATCGAATTAAAGGTATAACGATTCAAACGTTAAGCTTGCTACAGCGTAAACAGGATATACCTGCTCTGATTCAACACTTTTTACTCCGCTACAATGTTAAAAATCAGACAGTGATTACTATTCGAGCAGATGCGTTCGCATGGCTGACTAATAATCAGTGGAAGGGCAATGTTCGAGAGTTAAAAAATACTATCGAAAGCTTAGCTGCGATCGCTCAAGGGCAGCAGGTAACTACTGATGAGATTAGTTTTTTGTTTACTGGTAATGAAACCATGCTAGTTGAGTTAAGTGATGAGTCATTGGAACAGCAAGTGAAGCAGCTAGAGATTCGTTTAATTACAGCTGCCTTGGAACAGTGTAATGGGAATAGAACGCATGCTGCACAAAAACTAAAACTATCAAGACAGGGACTACTAAAAAAAATGGAGCGCTATGGTTTAAATACGCTTCGTGAACAAAGCTAG
- a CDS encoding paraquat-inducible protein A, giving the protein MKINVLLKVSWLVISLFILFGMFLPLFTLERFYFLENQVSLVSIVIDLFKEKQLILFLAIFIFSIVIPVFKLSLIFVILFSSISSHRKAQYIKLLQILGKWSMLDVFIVAIMLVTIKFGVIANVSVHVGLYLFTCGVVGSMLLTQLLSMSQDKPNINS; this is encoded by the coding sequence ATGAAAATAAATGTATTACTAAAAGTTAGTTGGTTGGTTATATCATTATTTATCTTATTTGGTATGTTTTTGCCTTTGTTTACTTTAGAAAGGTTTTATTTTTTAGAAAACCAAGTATCGCTTGTTTCTATCGTTATTGACTTATTTAAAGAAAAGCAACTGATTCTCTTTTTGGCTATATTTATTTTTAGTATCGTTATACCTGTTTTTAAGCTTAGCCTGATTTTTGTAATATTATTTAGCAGTATATCCTCCCACCGAAAAGCACAATATATAAAGCTTTTACAAATTCTGGGCAAATGGTCAATGTTAGATGTGTTTATCGTAGCAATTATGTTAGTGACCATTAAGTTTGGCGTTATAGCTAATGTTTCTGTTCATGTTGGCCTGTACCTTTTCACCTGTGGAGTAGTGGGTAGTATGCTACTTACTCAGTTGTTATCAATGAGTCAGGATAAACCAAACATAAATTCATGA
- a CDS encoding helix-turn-helix domain-containing protein, translating into MTKIDGRKLSHEELEKIRIAAVKRVHAGESPELVIKSIGFHRSCIYDWLSQYKVHGEDGLKAKPITGRPPKLTEEHLKQLILLLEKKPTEFGIEKVLWDRDSFKQIIEQEFHVKISKTGVSRLLAKLGIYSKENYDFSANENLSEKVSILKLEAKKSKEVLYFVTNQRIVLDNESDISVACFCAVTAKGDLRFIVANADKADLINDTFTETLTATVQKPVKLVRLEELEQEILVANRTTSNSDLVNAPLYSASQTSFV; encoded by the coding sequence ATGACTAAGATTGATGGTAGAAAGCTGTCTCATGAAGAGTTAGAAAAAATCAGAATTGCTGCTGTGAAACGAGTTCATGCAGGAGAAAGTCCAGAGTTGGTCATTAAGTCAATAGGCTTTCATCGTTCATGTATTTATGACTGGCTTTCTCAGTATAAAGTACATGGTGAAGATGGCCTGAAAGCAAAGCCAATTACCGGGCGTCCTCCTAAGTTGACTGAGGAACATTTGAAGCAGCTAATATTGTTGCTAGAGAAAAAGCCAACTGAGTTTGGTATTGAAAAAGTGCTATGGGATAGAGACTCATTTAAGCAAATCATTGAGCAAGAATTTCATGTAAAAATCAGTAAGACAGGCGTTAGCCGCTTACTAGCTAAGCTGGGTATTTACAGCAAGGAAAACTATGATTTTTCTGCTAATGAAAATCTTAGTGAAAAAGTGTCTATTCTTAAATTAGAGGCTAAAAAAAGTAAAGAAGTATTATACTTTGTAACAAATCAGCGAATAGTGCTTGATAATGAAAGTGACATTTCTGTAGCTTGTTTCTGTGCTGTAACAGCCAAAGGTGACTTACGCTTTATAGTTGCAAATGCAGACAAAGCTGATCTTATCAATGACACATTTACTGAAACGTTAACAGCTACGGTACAAAAGCCTGTCAAACTGGTCAGATTGGAAGAACTTGAGCAAGAAATTCTTGTTGCAAACCGAACTACTAGTAATTCAGACTTAGTGAATGCACCACTTTATTCTGCTAGCCAAACGTCATTCGTATAG
- a CDS encoding cytochrome-c peroxidase, with translation MNEVAKVIFDLLWYKTKRHALDHAKTRMSLIMNFIIVRVRKQTIVVFIGCLISRLVPLKVYISSMIVLFVCFVNSGFSSAEVLTKSASKAKAVVQHNDNVTNALIELGKRLFFDKRLSGDSNIACSDCHQPQYGFTHSTALSPGYPGNKHFRNAPSLINTALKTRWLHDGRIATNLNDVVREMLTEDYIMNMDMRLMQERLKQDLNYLALFAKAGLGEPSNSGVRKAIPAFLTVLKSAKNNHDLNKLTKQAKQGKKLFYGKAGCSQCHSGHLFTDELPHNTGVPENLSVFLDPLRHQTFIAFNMFMGVSDYMSLKRDMGAHILTHKADGSDIGKFITPSLKELIYTAPYMHNGIFKTLDEVVSFYNKGGGKDRYLDKKIKPLGLTKVEQKALVAFLKSLSSPVDIAKKYIDQEQQYSYYLIEKWQQKTN, from the coding sequence ATGAATGAAGTAGCTAAAGTGATATTTGATTTACTGTGGTATAAAACAAAGCGTCATGCTTTAGATCATGCGAAGACAAGGATGTCACTAATTATGAACTTCATCATAGTACGAGTTAGAAAGCAAACCATAGTTGTATTTATAGGCTGTTTAATCAGCAGGTTAGTGCCGTTGAAGGTGTACATTTCCTCAATGATCGTGCTGTTTGTATGTTTTGTGAATAGTGGCTTCTCTAGTGCTGAAGTGTTGACGAAGTCAGCTTCCAAGGCTAAGGCTGTTGTCCAGCACAATGATAATGTTACTAATGCATTGATTGAATTAGGAAAAAGATTGTTTTTTGATAAAAGGCTATCAGGTGATAGTAATATTGCCTGTAGTGATTGCCATCAACCACAATATGGCTTTACTCACAGCACAGCATTATCACCAGGTTATCCAGGTAATAAACATTTTCGTAATGCACCTAGTTTAATTAATACCGCACTTAAAACCCGTTGGTTGCATGATGGACGAATTGCTACCAATTTAAATGATGTAGTCAGAGAAATGCTAACTGAGGACTATATCATGAATATGGATATGCGGTTAATGCAAGAGCGACTTAAACAGGACTTAAATTATTTAGCACTATTCGCTAAAGCAGGTTTAGGTGAACCAAGCAATAGTGGGGTTAGAAAAGCAATACCTGCTTTTCTAACAGTGCTTAAGTCTGCAAAGAATAATCATGATCTAAATAAATTAACTAAACAAGCCAAGCAAGGTAAAAAATTATTCTATGGAAAAGCTGGTTGCAGTCAATGCCATAGTGGACACTTGTTTACAGATGAGCTTCCTCATAATACTGGTGTGCCAGAGAATTTGTCTGTATTTCTTGATCCATTAAGACACCAAACCTTTATTGCTTTTAATATGTTTATGGGAGTTTCTGATTATATGTCACTTAAACGAGATATGGGTGCACATATATTAACCCATAAAGCTGATGGTAGTGATATTGGTAAGTTTATCACTCCAAGCCTTAAAGAGTTAATCTATACAGCCCCTTATATGCATAACGGTATTTTTAAAACATTAGATGAGGTAGTGTCTTTTTATAATAAAGGTGGTGGTAAAGATCGTTACCTTGATAAAAAAATTAAACCGTTAGGCTTAACAAAGGTAGAGCAAAAGGCACTGGTTGCCTTTTTAAAATCATTGTCGTCTCCAGTAGATATAGCTAAGAAATATATTGACCAGGAACAGCAGTATAGTTATTACTTAATTGAAAAATGGCAACAAAAAACAAATTGA
- a CDS encoding cytochrome-c peroxidase translates to MNRLKHEYVRLFIILVFILNQNISASQFPPLTPLGKVPEPPDNKTTAEKIALGKLLFFDGRLGGDGSTSCASCHVPEMGWDWPGKLSLGYPGTIHWRNAQTIINAAYYDKLFWAGASKSLEEQAKSAAKGAVAGNGEDDLMEARLALIPEYRQQFKTVFGDEWPKINNAWNAIAAFERTLVQTDTPLDRFLNGDNGALTIEQIAGKKLFEGKAGCIQCHNGALASDQAYYNIGVPPSREWQTNPLAQITMRYELYAKGMDEQQYRHTKADPGAYFRTKHPSMKGKFRTPSLRYTLYTAPYMHNGELANLTEVIDFYDAGGFTSEGRTTAYPATKSKLIKPLGLNNNEKKQLLAFLQAFSGKKITIERPSLPAYKPLFSKNELKDVKK, encoded by the coding sequence ATGAATAGACTAAAACATGAATATGTTAGATTGTTTATTATTTTAGTATTTATTTTAAACCAGAACATTAGTGCCTCTCAGTTTCCACCACTTACTCCACTAGGAAAAGTACCAGAACCGCCGGATAATAAAACTACAGCAGAAAAAATAGCTTTAGGAAAACTTCTTTTTTTTGATGGTCGATTAGGTGGTGATGGATCAACATCATGTGCTTCTTGCCATGTACCAGAAATGGGTTGGGATTGGCCTGGTAAGTTATCATTGGGCTATCCCGGTACCATTCATTGGCGAAATGCTCAAACGATAATCAATGCCGCTTACTATGATAAATTATTTTGGGCTGGCGCTTCTAAATCGTTGGAGGAGCAAGCGAAGTCTGCAGCCAAAGGAGCCGTTGCGGGAAATGGCGAAGATGATTTAATGGAAGCTAGGTTGGCACTCATTCCTGAGTATCGCCAACAATTTAAAACTGTATTTGGCGATGAATGGCCTAAAATTAATAATGCTTGGAATGCAATAGCAGCATTTGAACGTACTTTGGTTCAAACTGATACCCCTTTGGATCGCTTTTTAAATGGCGATAACGGCGCACTAACAATAGAACAAATTGCAGGGAAAAAATTATTTGAAGGTAAAGCTGGCTGCATCCAATGCCATAATGGAGCATTAGCTTCTGATCAAGCTTATTATAATATTGGTGTGCCACCCAGTAGAGAGTGGCAAACAAATCCGCTTGCACAAATCACTATGCGCTATGAGCTTTATGCTAAAGGAATGGATGAACAGCAGTATCGACACACTAAAGCAGACCCAGGAGCTTATTTTCGAACAAAGCATCCTTCTATGAAAGGGAAGTTTAGAACTCCCTCATTACGTTATACCCTTTATACCGCTCCCTACATGCATAACGGAGAGTTAGCTAATCTAACAGAAGTTATTGATTTCTATGATGCTGGTGGTTTTACCAGTGAAGGTCGTACGACAGCTTACCCAGCAACAAAAAGTAAGCTTATTAAGCCGTTAGGGCTTAATAACAATGAAAAAAAACAATTATTAGCCTTTTTACAGGCATTTTCTGGCAAGAAAATTACAATTGAACGTCCTAGCTTACCAGCTTATAAGCCGTTGTTTAGTAAAAATGAGTTAAAGGATGTGAAAAAATGA
- a CDS encoding arsenate reductase (azurin) small subunit, producing the protein MTSLEITNNADNKNASCLINRRQFLLNSSTAAIASFVPVVIYNQVGEAQSLTAKMVKYPNRQLTKLSELKVNEPININYPDDGNNTAAILVKLGVPAGGGIGPDEDIVAFSYYCSHQGGPLQGTYKAVDEHRVLGPCPFHLSLFDLTRHGILVSGQAYQSLPQIVLEMQNDNVVATGIMGLLFGRTDNLIATARG; encoded by the coding sequence ATGACGTCACTAGAAATAACAAATAATGCGGATAATAAAAACGCCTCTTGTTTAATCAATCGTAGACAATTTTTGCTTAATTCAAGTACAGCCGCTATAGCATCCTTTGTTCCAGTAGTAATATATAACCAAGTTGGCGAAGCTCAATCATTAACAGCCAAAATGGTTAAATACCCAAATAGACAGCTGACTAAGCTAAGTGAACTCAAGGTCAATGAGCCAATTAATATTAATTATCCAGATGATGGGAATAATACAGCTGCTATTTTAGTAAAATTAGGTGTACCTGCAGGCGGTGGGATTGGTCCTGATGAAGATATTGTCGCATTTAGTTATTACTGCAGCCATCAGGGAGGACCACTGCAAGGTACTTATAAAGCTGTTGATGAACATCGAGTATTAGGCCCTTGTCCATTTCATTTATCCTTATTTGACTTAACTCGTCATGGTATTTTAGTTTCCGGGCAAGCTTATCAAAGTTTGCCGCAAATTGTGCTGGAAATGCAAAATGACAATGTAGTTGCTACAGGCATTATGGGGCTACTGTTTGGACGTACTGATAATTTAATAGCAACGGCAAGAGGGTAA